From Gemmatimonadota bacterium:
GTAGATGAACTGGCCTGAGAGACGGCCAGTTGTACACCACTCCGCTGATTCGTTCTCACGCACCTATAAAAGACTTATCATTTGTTTTTTCGCACCAGTCGCGCAGGCGGCGGCGGTGGTCGTCGAGTTCATTTTTGAAACGCGAGTTGACGGCGAGGTTGACCATTTCGCCGGGGTCGTTCTGGAGGTCGATGAGTTGTTCGCGGTGGCGGCCTATGGGAAAGGCGCTGTATTTGTAATGGTCGGTGAGTACGGCGCGCGAAGCACCGCTGCCGCCTGGACCAGAACCGAGGTCGATGATGGTTTCAACGACGAGGTCGTCGCGCCATTCGCCGGATGTGTTGCCTTCTGCGAGAGATCGCAGGCTCAATCCGTCGAGGTCCTCAGGAGCGCTTGCACCGCCGATGTCGCATAAGGTGGGGAGCAGGTCGAGGCCGAGGGAGACGAGGTGCGTGTCGTTGACGCCGCCGGGTTGCGTGACGCCTTTGTGGCTGATGATGAATGGGATGTTGATGACTTCTTCGTAGAGGCTGGTTTTTTGATTCCAGTTGTGTGCGCCGTGTCCGTCGCCGTGATCTGAGGTGAAGACGATGTACGTA
This genomic window contains:
- a CDS encoding sulfatase-like hydrolase/transferase, with product MLRQANRRVYPTIEYTEDDWRRLRFLYYRLCEKVDAEIGVLLNGLRDLGLEEDTYIVFTSDHGDGHGAHNWNQKTSLYEEVINIPFIISHKGVTQPGGVNDTHLVSLGLDLLPTLCDIGGASAPEDLDGLSLRSLAEGNTSGEWRDDLVVETIIDLGSGPGGSGASRAVLTDHYKYSAFPIGRHREQLIDLQNDPGEMVNLAVNSRFKNELDDHRRRLRDWCEKTNDKSFIGA